In the genome of Populus alba chromosome 11, ASM523922v2, whole genome shotgun sequence, one region contains:
- the LOC118061382 gene encoding putative disease resistance protein RGA4 — protein sequence MDALVVSPLLQVVFDKLALVITRKSTTRGDYEKEMQKLQDRLPIIQAVIEDAEERQHGDKKIKIWLQKLKDVAYDAEDLLDMIHARVLSKQVLESDRFTYSPSYDTGILGKGKLLAEEFGELMNRKVRLASHVVESVPNYFINLRKLRDIRERLDDIAKEMGEFQLKEVLMSRLPETGNREGRETGPHIVESEVCGRKEDVEKVVKMLLESNTDVRVISIIGIGGIGKTTVAQLAYNDERVKKHFDLKIWISLYDDFNPRKIMREMLDYAVISLLQSQLRKALYGKRYLLVLDDVWNEDPDEWDKVKNLLGDGTNGNKVIVTSRSGKVASIMSSSPAYHLEALSEDDCWTLFEQRAFPDGDENGFPNLLPIGKQIIDKCKGVPLAAKVLGSLMRFKREESEWLRVQGSESWNLDGGENKILQVLKLSFDHLPSHLKRCFAYCAVLPKKFEICKEKLIHQWIAGGLAQRSAHDRVSEPEDIGSDYLNDLLRMSFLEVVSGCDDSSTTRIKMHDLIHDLAISVAGNEFLTAGKTEQQGTLEQSHSLPKVCDFFTPTRHAVVDSNSSSSLIHKALYRAKGLRTLNLLSLGDASEKAIRNLISSSKYLRILNLSGFGIKLLHKSVGDLTYLRYLDLSNTPIEKLPASICNLQLQTLDLSSCYNLQKLPKKTRIMTSLRHLKIKNCARLARLPGFTGRMRNLQSLPIFIVGKTREDDLSQLLELQNLRGELKIKHLENVPTDFSLLLF from the coding sequence ATGGATGCTTTAGTAGTATCTCCCCTTTTACAAGTTGTGTTTGATAAGTTGGCTCTTGtgattacaagaaaatcaaCGACTCGTGGAGATTACGAGAAGGAGATGCAAAAGCTGCAGGATAGGCTTCCCATAATTCAAGCTGTGATCGAAGATGCAGAGGAGAGACAACATGGAGATAAGAAGATCAAGATTTGGCTGCAAAAACTTAAAGATGTGGCCTATGATGCAGAAGATTTATTGGACATGATCCATGCTCGAGTTTTGTCCAAACAAGTGCTCGAAAGTGACCGCTTCACATATTCTCCGAGTTACGACACGGGAATACTCGGTAAAGGAAAGCTTCTGGCAGAGGAATTTGGTGAGCTGATGAATAGAAAGGTACGGTTGGCTTCTCATGTTGTTGAATCAGTTCCAAATTATTTCATAAACTTGCGCAAGCTGAGAGATATTAGGGAGAGATTGGATGATATAGCGAAGGAGATGGGTGAGTTCCAACTTAAGGAAGTTCTCATGTCGAGACTACCAGAGACCGGTAATAGAGAAGGGAGAGAAACTGGACCTCACATAGTTGAGTCTGAAGTTTGTGGTAGAAAAGAGGATGTCGAAAAGGTTGTGAAAATGTTATTGGAATCTAATACTGATGTCAGGGTGATTTCAATAATTGGGATTGGAGGTATTGGAAAAACAACCGTTGCTCAATTAGCCTACAATGATGAGAGAGTGAAGAAGCATTTTGATTTGAAGATTTGGATCTCCCTATATGATGATTTCAATCCTAGGAAGATTATGAGAGAAATGTTGGATTATGCTGTGATCAGTTTGCTGCAGTCACAATTGAGGAAAGCATTGTACGGGAAAAGATATCTCCTTGTGCTGGATGATGTTTGGAATGAGGATCCAGATGAATGGGATAAAGTAAAGAATCTGCTAGGGGATGGTACAAATGGAAACAAAGTTATTGTCACCAGCCGGAGCGGGAAAGTAGCATCCATAATGAGCAGTAGCCCTGCTTACCATTTGGAAGCCCTGTCCGAGGATGATTGTTGGACTTTGTTCGAGCAGCGAGCCTTTCCCGATGGAGATGAAAATGGTTTTCCAAACTTACTACCTATTGGAAAACAGATCATTGACAAGTGCAAAGGAGTGCCTTTGGCAGCCAAAGTTCTTGGAAGCTTAATGCGGTTCAAACGCGAAGAAAGTGAGTGGTTGAGGGTGCAAGGGAGCGAATCATGGAATCTTGATGGAGGGGAGAATAAAATACTGCAGGTCCTAAAGTTGAGTTTCGATCATCTGCCATCACATTTAAAGAGATGCTTTGCTTATTGTGCGGTTTTACCGAAGAAATTTGAAATATGCAAGGAAAAGTTGATCCATCAATGGATTGCCGGGGGATTAGCTCAACGTTCTGCTCATGATCGGGTGTCCGAACCTGAAGACATCGGCTCCGACTATCTCAATGATCTGCTAAGGATGTCTTTTTTGGAAGTGGTGAGTGGATGTGATGACAGCAGCACGACAAGGATTAAAATGCATGATCTTATTCATGATCTTGCTATATCAGTTGCTGGTAATGAATTCCTAACTGCAGGGAAGACTGAACAACAAGGGACCTTGGAACAGAGCCACTCCTTGCCAAAAGTGTGTGATTTCTTCACACCAACTAGACATGCTGTGGTTGATAGCAATTCTTCGTCCAGCCTGATTCATAAAGCCTTGTACAGAGCAAAGGGACTGCGTACTCTCAATTTGTTGTCTCTAGGAGATGCATCGGAGAAAGCCATCAGGAATTTAATTTCAAGCTCCAAGTACCTCAGAATTCTGAATTTGAGTGGGTTTGGCATAAAACTGTTGCACAAATCCGTTGGTGACTTGACATACCTGAGATATCTTGATCTCTCCAACACTCCAATTGAAAAATTACCAGCATCTATTTGTAACCTTCAATTGCAGACACTAGATTTATCAAGTTGCTATAATCTTCAGAAGTTACCCAAAAAGACGAGAATAATGACCAGCCTGAGACATCTAAAGATAAAAAACTGTGCAAGACTTGCTCGCTTGCCAGGTTTTACTGGGAGAATGAGAAATCTTCAGAGCTTGCCTATATTTATAGTTGGCAAAACACGGGAGGATGACTTATCTCAGTTACTAGAGCTACAAAATCTTCGAGGTGAACTGAAAATTAAACACCTCGAGAATGTACCTACAGATTTTAGTCTGTTGTTGTTTTAG